In one Parageobacillus genomosp. 1 genomic region, the following are encoded:
- the comGD gene encoding competence type IV pilus minor pilin ComGD yields MERDRGFTFTEMLLVLSAITVLMAVSLPSLSNLARQKTETYIITQLRDDLLYAQQYAMTYKTRVAVTFSESRPEYRMTEMKNGKTLFIRTLPNPWKFQLTTLTMPLLFLENGNVNKAGALVLKRKDSAYKIIFLLGKGRFYVQKM; encoded by the coding sequence GTGGAACGTGATCGCGGATTTACCTTTACCGAAATGCTTCTCGTTTTATCCGCCATCACCGTGTTGATGGCGGTTTCTCTCCCTTCTTTAAGCAACTTGGCGCGGCAGAAAACAGAAACGTATATCATTACACAGTTGCGTGATGATTTATTGTACGCCCAGCAATATGCGATGACCTATAAAACGCGGGTGGCCGTGACATTTTCGGAAAGCCGCCCCGAATATCGGATGACAGAAATGAAAAACGGGAAAACGCTTTTCATCCGCACGCTTCCGAATCCATGGAAGTTCCAGCTGACGACGCTGACGATGCCGCTTCTCTTTTTGGAAAACGGAAATGTGAATAAAGCGGGAGCGCTTGTATTAAAAAGAAAAGACAGCGCCTATAAAATTATATTTTTGCTCGGAAAAGGGAGGTTTTATGTGCAAAAAATGTAG
- the comGC gene encoding competence type IV pilus major pilin ComGC, with the protein MNEKGFTLIEMLIVLMVISVLLLIVIPNITKHNGMINTKGCAAFVNTVQAQVKAYEMENNKIPTVQDLIDEKYIKSDKCPNGHSIQINSNGEVSESGT; encoded by the coding sequence GTGAATGAAAAGGGTTTTACATTAATCGAAATGTTAATCGTATTAATGGTTATTTCTGTCTTATTGCTAATTGTCATTCCAAATATAACAAAACATAACGGGATGATTAACACCAAGGGATGTGCGGCGTTTGTCAATACCGTCCAAGCACAAGTCAAAGCGTATGAGATGGAGAATAACAAAATTCCTACTGTACAGGACCTGATCGATGAAAAGTATATTAAGTCTGATAAATGTCCGAACGGCCATTCCATTCAAATTAATAGCAACGGGGAAGTAAGCGAAAGTGGAACGTGA
- the comGB gene encoding competence type IV pilus assembly protein ComGB: MKKRKWPLHQQGTFLVRLGSLLERGYSLSQALEFLEIQEPLSRRHHLQQCLSRLRSGLPFYQSVASLSFHHEAIGYLFFAEQRGDLPRGIIEAGKMLMQKAEYMQKLRKTSSYPLMLLFFMVLMLAAVGHLLLPRFAQVSSTLSSSPSLASTVFMHIVSIVPNMFAVVFVLCIVCFLFYIGSFRKWTVTTKINVVMKIPLLRSFVKLYVTHLLALQLGHLLQGGMSIYEALQVFERQESLPFLQAEGRRIKDELAKGLPLDSTIAACNYYEQELALVIRHGQSNGELGKELNHYSEILFQTFEERLEALLKFIQPLLLSSVGLLVICMYLAILLPMFSMMNHL, translated from the coding sequence ATGAAGAAACGAAAATGGCCGCTACATCAGCAAGGAACGTTTTTAGTGCGGCTAGGAAGCCTGTTAGAAAGAGGGTATTCGCTGTCACAAGCACTCGAATTTTTAGAAATTCAAGAGCCGCTTTCCCGACGCCATCATTTGCAGCAATGCCTTTCCCGACTTCGTTCGGGACTACCTTTTTACCAATCTGTTGCTTCGCTTTCTTTTCATCACGAAGCAATCGGCTATTTGTTTTTCGCAGAGCAGCGCGGGGATTTACCGCGCGGCATTATCGAAGCGGGAAAAATGCTAATGCAGAAAGCGGAATATATGCAAAAGCTACGCAAAACGAGCAGCTACCCGCTAATGTTGCTGTTTTTTATGGTATTGATGTTGGCTGCCGTTGGGCATCTGCTGCTGCCGCGGTTTGCTCAAGTTTCTTCCACTCTATCCTCTTCGCCATCTTTGGCATCCACCGTTTTTATGCACATCGTTTCTATTGTCCCTAATATGTTTGCTGTTGTTTTTGTTTTATGTATCGTTTGTTTTCTTTTTTATATCGGCTCGTTTCGAAAATGGACGGTGACCACCAAGATCAACGTTGTGATGAAAATCCCGCTTCTTCGATCTTTTGTCAAGCTTTATGTCACCCATCTGCTTGCGCTGCAGCTCGGCCATTTACTACAGGGAGGAATGTCGATATATGAGGCGCTCCAAGTTTTTGAACGACAAGAATCGCTGCCGTTTTTACAGGCGGAAGGAAGAAGGATCAAAGACGAGCTGGCGAAAGGACTTCCGCTAGATAGCACTATCGCTGCTTGCAACTATTACGAACAAGAGCTGGCGCTCGTGATCCGTCATGGCCAGTCTAATGGGGAATTGGGCAAAGAGTTAAATCATTATAGCGAAATATTGTTTCAGACGTTCGAGGAGCGACTTGAAGCGTTATTGAAATTCATTCAGCCGCTGCTTCTGTCTTCTGTCGGTTTGCTTGTCATTTGCATGTATTTGGCGATTTTGCTGCCGATGTTTTCTATGATGAATCATTTATAG
- the comGA gene encoding competence type IV pilus ATPase ComGA: protein MNEIEFLADCLLMEAGLFRVSDIHIVPRKNDAVVRFRLDGMLMEKAALTKETCERLITHFKFLAGMDIGERRRPQSGAMEINQRGEIIYLRLSTLPTLYDESLVIRLLPQSFFLPQSQISLFAHSTNILLSLFQQPQGLIIFTGPTGSGKTTTLYTLLRICQERWHRNVITLEDPVEKRIDNLLQVQINEKAGITYAAGLKAALRHDPDVIMVGEIRDAETAKIAVRSAMTGHLIVSTMHTNNAVGAIYRLREFGIPLADVEQTLLTVAAQRLVDLLCPFCGEHCLPVCRQYRKVRRVAVHELLYGNALSDAIQSVQTGNQLCRYYTLENIIRKGVALGFLPAHTLAVVKGGEK from the coding sequence ATGAATGAGATCGAATTTTTGGCGGACTGTCTTCTCATGGAAGCGGGGTTGTTTCGCGTCTCGGATATTCATATCGTTCCGCGGAAGAACGATGCGGTAGTACGTTTTCGCTTAGATGGAATGCTGATGGAAAAAGCAGCGCTGACAAAAGAAACATGTGAGCGGCTGATTACCCACTTTAAATTTTTAGCAGGCATGGATATTGGCGAACGCCGCCGGCCGCAAAGCGGAGCAATGGAGATAAACCAGCGAGGGGAAATCATTTATTTGCGTCTTTCCACATTGCCGACACTCTACGACGAAAGCCTCGTCATCCGGCTTCTTCCACAAAGTTTTTTCCTGCCGCAGTCACAAATTTCTCTGTTTGCCCACTCCACTAACATATTACTTTCCCTGTTTCAACAACCGCAAGGATTAATCATTTTCACCGGGCCGACCGGATCAGGAAAAACGACAACTTTATATACGCTGCTGCGGATTTGCCAAGAAAGGTGGCATCGCAATGTCATCACTTTGGAAGATCCGGTCGAAAAGCGGATTGACAATTTACTGCAAGTGCAGATTAACGAAAAAGCGGGAATTACGTATGCCGCTGGCTTAAAGGCTGCTTTGCGCCATGACCCGGACGTCATTATGGTCGGCGAAATCCGCGATGCCGAAACGGCAAAAATTGCGGTGCGCTCGGCCATGACAGGGCATTTGATTGTCTCGACGATGCATACGAACAACGCGGTTGGCGCGATTTACCGTTTGCGCGAATTCGGCATCCCGCTCGCTGATGTTGAACAAACATTGCTCACAGTAGCAGCACAGCGGCTTGTCGATTTACTCTGTCCGTTTTGCGGCGAACATTGCTTGCCCGTTTGCCGCCAATATCGAAAAGTGCGCCGCGTCGCTGTGCATGAACTGCTGTATGGAAATGCACTGTCGGATGCTATTCAATCCGTGCAAACAGGAAACCAACTATGCCGCTACTATACGTTGGAAAATATCATTCGCAAAGGAGTGGCGCTTGGGTTTTTGCCGGCGCACACTCTCGCGGTCGTTAAGGGAGGGGAAAAATGA
- a CDS encoding helix-turn-helix transcriptional regulator: protein MEQTLKITNVLADPTRYHIYEYITKKHKEVSVQEIADAFNIHPNVARLHLTKLEDVRMIVSETQKTGKGGRPSRLYRLSDEVIQLHFPFRDYQLLAKIAIQAMMKLGDVGKQALYETGKSFGKELVAQRIPHDQSPQQLTFAEKAAIVKEAAETAGFYPTFEYNEEEGKIYLQIFNCPFKEIAFQTPETVCQMHRAFLQGMFEVLFPNTELVEVESMTNGCDYCSYRASLAQ, encoded by the coding sequence ATGGAACAAACATTAAAAATTACAAACGTATTGGCGGATCCGACACGCTATCATATTTACGAGTATATCACCAAAAAACATAAGGAAGTATCTGTTCAAGAAATTGCCGATGCATTTAACATCCACCCGAATGTCGCCCGTCTTCATTTAACAAAGCTGGAAGATGTCCGTATGATTGTTTCCGAAACGCAAAAAACTGGAAAAGGTGGACGGCCAAGCCGCCTTTACCGTCTATCGGATGAAGTCATTCAGCTGCATTTTCCGTTTCGTGATTATCAGCTCCTTGCCAAAATCGCGATCCAAGCGATGATGAAGCTTGGTGATGTGGGCAAACAGGCGCTTTACGAAACAGGAAAAAGCTTTGGCAAAGAACTTGTCGCCCAGCGCATCCCACATGATCAATCCCCACAGCAGTTAACGTTTGCCGAAAAAGCAGCCATCGTGAAAGAAGCAGCAGAAACGGCAGGATTTTACCCGACGTTTGAATATAACGAAGAAGAAGGAAAAATATATTTGCAAATTTTTAACTGTCCGTTTAAAGAAATCGCCTTTCAGACGCCGGAAACCGTTTGCCAAATGCACCGCGCCTTTTTGCAAGGAATGTTTGAAGTGCTTTTCCCAAACACAGAACTAGTAGAAGTGGAAAGCATGACAAACGGCTGCGATTATTGCTCGTACCGGGCAAGTTTGGCACAATAA
- a CDS encoding DUF2626 domain-containing protein codes for MDRMFRVLAFWTGIFAVMFYLGHMHTTSLIFFGQTVFFLLVGYLKLTERMYIYIFGAYLTIFFAAFTYWTTFMMVPGMGE; via the coding sequence ATGGATCGTATGTTCCGCGTCTTAGCGTTTTGGACGGGAATTTTCGCAGTCATGTTTTATCTTGGGCATATGCACACAACATCGCTCATTTTCTTTGGTCAAACCGTATTTTTCCTCTTAGTTGGTTATTTAAAATTAACGGAAAGAATGTACATTTATATTTTCGGGGCATACTTAACCATTTTCTTCGCCGCCTTTACGTATTGGACAACATTTATGATGGTCCCAGGAATGGGAGAATGA
- a CDS encoding class I SAM-dependent methyltransferase: MAKAVYEAIQSSPLRRISYADYMRLALYNEQFGYYMSERTKIGKDGDFFTNSYVSDVFGKLFASFFLRLVEKGGVLPHICEFGGGDGKFARAVLEEWKRKSPHTYKQLSYIIVETSPYQRAQQMQTLGDAAEKVIQYKDIKELKQHIPSFTGIVFSNEFFDAFPVHVITKENGKIYECFVTANDGKLIEEKYPLDNEDIFQYLHERQLYLADGQRLEVPLEMKQFLLQTASFFQNCVMITIDYGYTDEELRWPARQQGSLRGYYRHHLITDPLMYPGEMDITAHVQWDALRMYGEQAGWEDVALVRQDRFLLAAGILEYLVAHDDVNPFSSKNRQNRALRSLIMGEGMSSAFHVMIQQKGMQLCWDDIWAQREFLLFS, encoded by the coding sequence ATGGCAAAGGCGGTTTATGAAGCGATCCAATCGTCGCCGCTTAGGCGCATCTCGTATGCCGACTATATGAGGTTGGCTTTATATAACGAACAGTTTGGCTATTATATGAGCGAAAGAACGAAAATTGGAAAAGATGGAGACTTTTTTACGAACAGCTATGTTTCCGACGTATTTGGCAAGCTGTTTGCTTCCTTTTTTCTCCGGTTAGTAGAAAAAGGCGGTGTGTTGCCGCATATTTGCGAGTTCGGAGGCGGGGACGGCAAATTTGCGCGCGCGGTGTTAGAGGAATGGAAGCGAAAAAGTCCGCACACATACAAGCAACTATCTTATATTATTGTCGAAACAAGTCCTTACCAGCGGGCACAGCAGATGCAAACGCTTGGCGATGCTGCAGAAAAAGTGATACAGTATAAAGATATAAAGGAACTAAAGCAGCATATACCTTCGTTTACGGGAATCGTCTTTAGCAACGAATTTTTTGATGCTTTTCCGGTGCACGTCATCACAAAGGAAAATGGAAAAATATATGAATGTTTTGTCACCGCGAACGATGGCAAGCTGATCGAGGAAAAATACCCGTTAGATAATGAAGATATTTTTCAATATTTACATGAGCGGCAGCTTTATTTAGCGGACGGACAGCGTTTAGAAGTACCGCTTGAGATGAAACAGTTTCTTTTGCAAACCGCTTCGTTTTTTCAGAATTGTGTAATGATAACGATTGATTACGGCTATACTGACGAGGAGTTACGATGGCCAGCAAGGCAGCAGGGAAGCTTGCGCGGATATTATCGCCACCATCTCATCACCGATCCGCTTATGTATCCTGGAGAGATGGATATAACAGCGCATGTTCAGTGGGACGCGCTGCGAATGTACGGGGAGCAGGCGGGATGGGAGGATGTTGCGCTCGTCAGGCAGGACCGCTTTTTGCTTGCGGCTGGAATATTGGAGTATTTAGTGGCACACGACGATGTAAATCCGTTTTCCTCTAAAAACAGACAAAACCGGGCGCTTCGCTCTTTGATCATGGGCGAGGGAATGAGCAGCGCCTTTCATGTGATGATCCAACAAAAAGGTATGCAGCTTTGCTGGGATGATATATGGGCGCAGCGAGAGTTTTTGCTTTTTTCCTAA
- a CDS encoding MBL fold metallo-hydrolase, translating to MKWERIPVGPIQANAYILSHTDGTCVIFDPGAEGDRIVQHIEKQQLTPLAILLTHAHFDHIGGIHEVRARWELPIYIHEKEKEWLTDPALNGSAYFGGQVIVRHEPTCIIGEQTLQIGAFAFDLLETPGHSPGSISYYCKEVEAVFSGDVLFAGSIGRTDLPGGNYEQLLRSIHDKLLTLPEETVVLSGHGRETTIGAEMDANPFLHGF from the coding sequence ATGAAGTGGGAGCGCATTCCGGTCGGGCCGATTCAGGCCAACGCCTACATCCTATCCCATACGGATGGCACTTGTGTCATCTTCGATCCGGGCGCGGAGGGAGATAGAATTGTTCAGCATATTGAAAAACAGCAGCTCACTCCGCTGGCGATTTTATTGACCCATGCTCATTTCGACCATATCGGCGGCATCCATGAAGTGAGAGCACGATGGGAACTGCCTATTTATATCCATGAGAAAGAAAAAGAGTGGTTAACCGATCCTGCTTTAAACGGATCGGCGTATTTCGGCGGCCAAGTCATCGTCCGCCATGAGCCGACGTGCATAATAGGAGAACAAACGTTGCAAATCGGAGCGTTTGCCTTTGATTTGTTGGAAACACCAGGCCATTCGCCGGGCAGCATTTCTTACTATTGTAAAGAGGTTGAAGCGGTGTTTTCCGGAGATGTACTTTTTGCCGGCAGCATTGGACGCACTGATTTGCCAGGTGGAAACTATGAACAGCTATTGCGCAGCATTCATGATAAGCTGCTTACATTGCCGGAGGAAACAGTCGTATTATCCGGACATGGACGGGAAACGACAATCGGTGCAGAAATGGATGCAAATCCGTTTTTGCATGGATTTTAA
- a CDS encoding DUF2759 domain-containing protein: MGTVIIFALVALLALYGIVRSLREKNILAFLFGLGAFAVFGWFTVMTVLHHGFPTGTH; the protein is encoded by the coding sequence ATGGGAACAGTCATTATTTTTGCATTAGTAGCGCTGTTGGCGCTTTACGGAATTGTGCGCTCCTTGCGCGAGAAAAATATACTTGCATTTCTTTTCGGACTTGGTGCCTTCGCCGTATTCGGCTGGTTTACGGTTATGACCGTATTGCATCATGGTTTTCCAACAGGCACGCATTAA
- a CDS encoding M14 family metallocarboxypeptidase — protein MNIYASLGDTLTMYSEWFSVPCELLADANPHIKNGHLKQGEVICIPGYDTVQSWEELASFFSVHEMALQRMKGTREITSGAVQLPKRIVSRVVQGQKAYDFSTLQQDIKTLCRYYPFVRTRTIGYSVLGLPLIELQIGRGPIRIHFNGSFHANEWITTAVIMTFLNDYLLAVTNEQTLRGHRMLDYYNKVTLSVVPMVNPDGVNLVLHGPPEQEPYRSEVIRMNGGSYDFSQWKANIRGIDLNNQFPAKWEVEQARKVPKAPAPRDFPGFAPLTEPETKAMAALTEESDFAMILAFHTQGKEIYWGYEGLEPPEAEKTVDEFAKASGYQAIRYIDSHAGYRDWFIQTWKRRGYTVELGEGVNPLPIEQFTEIYEDSLGIFLAALYMA, from the coding sequence TTGAATATATATGCTTCCTTGGGCGATACACTGACCATGTACAGCGAATGGTTTTCTGTTCCTTGCGAGTTATTAGCGGACGCAAACCCGCATATTAAAAACGGACATTTGAAGCAGGGAGAGGTTATTTGCATTCCGGGATATGATACGGTCCAATCATGGGAAGAGCTGGCCAGCTTTTTTTCCGTACACGAAATGGCATTACAACGCATGAAAGGCACGAGGGAAATCACAAGCGGGGCGGTGCAGCTGCCTAAACGGATTGTTTCCCGCGTGGTTCAGGGGCAAAAAGCGTACGATTTTTCCACGCTGCAGCAGGATATCAAGACACTTTGCCGCTATTATCCGTTTGTGCGAACAAGAACGATTGGATATAGCGTGCTCGGCTTGCCATTAATCGAACTGCAGATTGGCCGCGGGCCGATCCGCATCCATTTTAATGGATCCTTTCATGCCAACGAATGGATTACGACCGCGGTGATTATGACGTTTTTAAACGACTATTTGCTGGCGGTGACAAACGAGCAAACGCTGCGCGGCCATCGAATGCTAGACTATTATAACAAGGTGACGCTTTCCGTTGTGCCGATGGTCAATCCCGATGGGGTCAATCTTGTTTTGCACGGTCCGCCAGAACAAGAGCCGTATCGGAGCGAAGTGATCCGTATGAACGGAGGGTCTTATGATTTTTCACAGTGGAAGGCAAACATCCGCGGCATTGATTTAAATAATCAATTTCCGGCCAAATGGGAGGTGGAGCAGGCCCGCAAAGTTCCAAAAGCGCCGGCGCCCCGCGATTTTCCAGGGTTCGCGCCGCTCACAGAACCGGAAACAAAAGCGATGGCCGCGTTAACCGAGGAAAGTGATTTTGCCATGATTTTAGCTTTTCACACACAAGGAAAAGAAATATATTGGGGGTACGAAGGACTAGAACCGCCGGAAGCGGAAAAAACTGTGGATGAATTTGCCAAAGCAAGCGGCTATCAAGCCATACGGTATATTGATAGCCATGCCGGATATCGCGACTGGTTTATTCAAACATGGAAACGAAGAGGATACACGGTGGAACTAGGAGAAGGAGTAAACCCGCTGCCAATTGAACAATTTACCGAGATTTATGAAGATAGTCTCGGCATTTTCTTAGCGGCGTTGTACATGGCATGA
- a CDS encoding ROK family glucokinase has product MAEKWLVGIDLGGTTTKMAFVTTDGDIVHKWEIDTDLSNQGKNIVKHISRSLQETLQHLGENKDRLLAIGIGAPGPVHMETGMLYEAVNLGWKNYPLKEELERETSLPVAVDNDANIAALGEMWKGAGSGARDLICVTLGTGVGGGVIANGQIVHGVNGAGGEIGHMTMIPSGGGPCNCGKSGCLETIASATGIVRIAKEKLAASDRPTMLRPDAVTAKAVFDAAKAEDALALEIVEEVTFYLGLALANAANVSNPKKIVIGGGVSKAGSILVERVTTYFRRFAFPRVAEGATIVLATLGNDAGVIGGAWLAKTTLPV; this is encoded by the coding sequence ATGGCAGAAAAATGGCTTGTTGGTATTGATTTAGGCGGCACAACGACGAAAATGGCGTTTGTAACGACAGATGGAGATATTGTACATAAATGGGAAATTGATACCGATCTTTCGAATCAAGGAAAAAACATTGTCAAACATATTTCCCGGTCGCTACAAGAAACATTGCAGCATTTAGGGGAAAACAAAGACCGGCTTTTAGCGATTGGCATCGGCGCGCCGGGACCTGTCCATATGGAAACGGGAATGCTTTATGAAGCAGTGAACTTAGGCTGGAAAAATTATCCGTTGAAAGAAGAGTTAGAGCGGGAAACGTCACTTCCTGTCGCGGTAGATAATGATGCGAATATCGCCGCCCTTGGCGAAATGTGGAAGGGGGCGGGCAGTGGTGCACGTGATTTGATTTGCGTTACGCTTGGTACTGGTGTCGGGGGCGGAGTGATTGCCAATGGCCAAATTGTGCATGGCGTCAACGGGGCCGGCGGCGAAATCGGTCATATGACGATGATTCCGAGCGGAGGGGGACCGTGCAATTGTGGAAAAAGCGGCTGTTTGGAAACAATCGCTTCGGCCACGGGAATTGTAAGGATCGCGAAAGAAAAATTAGCAGCATCGGATCGGCCGACGATGCTTCGCCCTGATGCCGTAACGGCGAAAGCGGTGTTTGATGCCGCGAAAGCAGAAGATGCATTGGCGCTCGAAATTGTTGAAGAAGTAACGTTTTATCTTGGCTTGGCGTTAGCGAATGCCGCCAATGTCTCCAATCCGAAGAAAATTGTCATTGGCGGCGGGGTTTCAAAGGCAGGGAGTATATTAGTAGAACGTGTCACCACCTATTTTCGCCGCTTTGCGTTTCCGCGCGTTGCTGAAGGCGCAACGATTGTACTGGCGACGCTTGGAAATGATGCGGGAGTCATCGGCGGCGCATGGCTGGCTAAAACAACATTGCCGGTATAA
- a CDS encoding YqgQ family protein: MKTVYDVQQLLKRFGTIVYIGDRLADLELMEEELKELYQSQLIDVKDFQMALFILRHEAQIEREKRMKKE; the protein is encoded by the coding sequence ATGAAAACGGTTTATGATGTGCAGCAGCTTTTAAAACGGTTTGGGACGATCGTCTATATTGGAGACCGTCTAGCCGACTTAGAGTTGATGGAAGAAGAGTTAAAAGAGCTATACCAGTCGCAGTTGATTGACGTGAAAGATTTTCAAATGGCGCTTTTTATATTACGGCATGAGGCGCAGATCGAAAGAGAAAAACGAATGAAAAAGGAATGA
- a CDS encoding rhomboid family intramembrane serine protease, with translation MNGKMEWLFWQLVYFFIKQRYRIVQLSHRVNEIWLESLEKRHVSLVRIVRDDIDWGQQLKRDMEYAWRIVGQMPKRKIGKMDQVVNIYISTYPPVDDWEFLIAKPLPLPQRQNGVFQTFLIHSGNIDRSLQQLTETIKTPIDLSIDDGSDPFFEAERLKHRIFQEVREQQERERRLFEYGKPVFTYIFIVLQVAVFLLMEWSGGSTNPEVLIRYGAKFNPLIWEGEWWRFFTPIFLHIGFLHLLMNTFALYYLGMMVERLYGSWRFFCIYMIAGFFGTLGSFLFTSSLSAGASGAIFGLFGALLYFGTVYRHLFFQTIGTNIISLIIINLLFGIVVPGIDNAGHIGGLIGGFLAAGIVHLPNHVAWKRQARSLFVTVSIVALGLLIGFRL, from the coding sequence TTGAACGGGAAAATGGAATGGCTATTTTGGCAGCTCGTTTATTTTTTTATAAAACAGCGTTACCGGATTGTCCAATTATCCCATCGCGTGAATGAAATATGGTTGGAGTCACTGGAGAAGCGGCATGTTTCGCTCGTCCGTATCGTGCGTGATGATATCGATTGGGGGCAACAGTTGAAAAGGGATATGGAATATGCTTGGCGTATTGTCGGGCAAATGCCAAAGCGGAAAATAGGAAAGATGGACCAAGTGGTGAATATTTATATTTCCACCTATCCCCCTGTTGATGATTGGGAATTTCTGATCGCAAAGCCGCTTCCGCTTCCGCAGCGGCAGAACGGCGTATTCCAGACGTTTTTGATCCATTCGGGGAATATCGATCGCTCGCTGCAACAGTTAACAGAAACGATAAAAACGCCTATTGATCTTTCTATCGACGATGGCAGCGATCCATTTTTCGAGGCGGAGCGGCTGAAACATCGGATTTTCCAGGAAGTGAGAGAACAACAGGAACGGGAAAGGCGACTGTTTGAATACGGAAAGCCTGTTTTTACCTATATTTTTATCGTTTTGCAGGTGGCGGTGTTTCTGTTGATGGAATGGAGCGGCGGCAGCACGAATCCTGAAGTGTTGATTCGATATGGAGCAAAATTTAATCCCCTTATTTGGGAAGGGGAATGGTGGCGCTTTTTTACACCGATTTTTTTGCACATCGGGTTTTTGCATTTACTGATGAATACGTTCGCGCTTTACTATTTAGGCATGATGGTGGAACGTCTTTACGGATCGTGGCGTTTTTTCTGCATCTATATGATTGCCGGTTTTTTTGGGACACTTGGCAGCTTTTTGTTCACGTCGTCCCTTTCCGCAGGGGCATCTGGCGCCATTTTTGGCTTATTTGGAGCCTTGCTTTACTTTGGGACGGTATATCGGCATCTTTTTTTTCAAACGATCGGGACGAATATTATCAGCCTGATTATTATCAATCTGTTATTTGGAATCGTTGTTCCCGGAATTGATAATGCCGGCCATATTGGCGGGTTAATTGGCGGATTTCTTGCCGCCGGTATCGTTCATTTGCCCAATCATGTTGCATGGAAGCGGCAAGCTCGTTCCTTATTTGTCACGGTAAGTATTGTTGCTTTAGGCTTATTGATCGGATTCCGCCTTTAG
- a CDS encoding HAD family hydrolase, whose protein sequence is MKQWDVIWFDLDDTLIDYERTFRAAIYHCFITFFPNKAVSFSSWFRIFKWYCDRYWPDYAGGRLTRKEYRRLRFLEAMRYFHIKVSEKAADEFHAYFDEIVGRFAIALPGIISLLERLQSLSLPLGIITNGESAVQREKIVYAGLGRFFPDDAVIISEEVGCEKPDAAIFRCAQRRLAAGKQPVYIGDSWELDVMGALHAGWQAIYFQQRQPAFTVLSPSVVTCHSVGELASTLLGELDVIEKRGRRR, encoded by the coding sequence ATGAAACAGTGGGATGTTATTTGGTTTGATCTTGACGATACGCTTATTGATTATGAGCGGACATTCCGCGCTGCCATTTACCATTGTTTTATAACGTTTTTTCCAAACAAAGCTGTTTCTTTTTCGTCCTGGTTTCGTATATTTAAATGGTATTGTGACCGCTATTGGCCGGATTATGCGGGAGGGCGCTTGACAAGAAAGGAGTATCGTCGGCTTCGCTTTCTTGAGGCGATGCGCTATTTCCATATAAAGGTAAGCGAAAAAGCAGCAGATGAGTTTCACGCCTATTTTGACGAGATAGTCGGCCGTTTTGCGATAGCGCTGCCAGGCATCATTTCATTGCTCGAACGGTTGCAAAGCCTTTCGCTTCCGCTTGGTATTATAACCAATGGAGAAAGTGCCGTTCAGCGTGAGAAAATTGTTTACGCCGGTTTGGGGCGCTTTTTTCCCGACGACGCGGTGATTATTTCTGAGGAGGTTGGTTGTGAAAAACCCGATGCGGCGATTTTCCGTTGCGCTCAACGTCGACTGGCCGCTGGGAAACAGCCGGTATATATTGGTGATTCTTGGGAGCTGGATGTCATGGGGGCGCTTCATGCCGGATGGCAGGCGATTTATTTTCAGCAGAGGCAACCTGCTTTCACCGTTCTGTCGCCATCTGTCGTTACCTGCCATAGTGTGGGAGAGTTAGCTTCCACATTGCTCGGGGAGCTTGATGTTATAGAGAAAAGGGGGAGGAGACGTTGA